In Gossypium arboreum isolate Shixiya-1 chromosome 5, ASM2569848v2, whole genome shotgun sequence, a single genomic region encodes these proteins:
- the LOC108473614 gene encoding plasma membrane ATPase 4 isoform X1 produces the protein MGNDKGISLEEIKNESVDLERIPIEEVFEQLKCTRGGLTSEEGTNRLQVFGPNKLEEKKESKFLKFLGFMWNPLSWVMEAAALMAIALANGDGRPPDWQDFVGIIALLLINSTISFIEENNAGNAAAALMANLAPKTKVLRDGRWSEQDAAILVPGDIITIKLGDIVPADARLLEGDPLKIDQSALTGESLPVTKNPSDEVFSGSTCKQGEIEAVVIATGVHTFFGKAAHLVDSTNQVGHFQKVLTAIGNFCICSIAVGIIIEIIVMYPIQHRKYRDGIDNLLVLLIGGIPIAMPTVLSVTMAIGSHRLSQQGAITKRMTAIEEMAGMDVLCSDKTGTLTLNKLTVDRNLIEVFAKGVEKEHVILYAARASRTENQDAIDAAIVGMLADPKEARAGIQEIHFLPFNPVDKRTALTYIDAAGNWHRASKGAPEQIITLCNCKEDVKKKVHAVIDKFAERGLRSLAVARQDVPEKSKDGPGAPWQLIGLLPLFDPPRHDSAETIRRALNLGVNVKMITGDQLAIAKETGRRLGMGTNMYPSSSLLGQDKDASIASLPVDELIEKADGFAGVFPEHKYEIVKRLQERKHICGMTGDGVNDAPALKKADIGIAVADATDAARSASDIVLTEPGLSVIISAVLTSRAIFQRMKNYTIYAVSITIRIVFGFMFIALIWKFDFAPFMVLIIAILNDGTIMTISKDRVKPSPQPDSWKLKEIFSTGIVLGGYLALMTVVFFWVMKDTDFFPVRTAVAMVTSHSFFSKFGGLRFAKLPFPTFQNMFNVRSLADSPEEMMAALYLQVSIVSQALIFVTRSRSWSYVERPGLLLLTAFVIAQLVATLIAVYANWGFARIKGMGWGWAGVIWLYSVVTYIPLDLIKFAIRYVLSGKAWDNLLENKTAFTTKKDYGKEEREAQWAAAQRTLHGLQPPETSNLFNEKSSYRELSEIAEQAKRRAEVARLRELNTLKGHVESVVKLKGLDIDTIQQHYTV, from the exons ATGGGTAACGACAAAGGCATCAGCCTTGAGGAGATCAAAAACGAGTCCGTCGATCTG GAACGGATTCCCATTGAGGAAGTTTTCGAGCAGCTGAAATGTACAAGAGGAGGATTGACTTCCGAGGAAGGCACCAATCGCCTTCAAGTTTTTGGACCAAACAAACTAGAAGAGAAAAAG GAGAGCAAATTTCTCAAGTTTTTGGGTTTTATGTGGAACCCTTTGTCATGGGTCATGGAAGCTGCTGCTCTAATGGCAATTGCCTTGGCAAATGGTGATGGAAGGCCTCCTGACTGGCAAGACTTCGTTGGGATCATTGCCTTGCTGCTGATCAACTCCACCATAAGTTTTATAGAAGAAAATAATGCTGGTAACGCTGCAGCTGCTCTCATGGCTAATCTTGCTCCAAAAACTAAG GTTCTTAGAGATGGTCGATGGAGTGAGCAAGATGCAGCAATTCTGGTTCCAGGGGACATCATCACTATCAAATTGGGAGACATAGTTCCAGCCGACGCTCGTCTTCTTGAGGGTGATCCTTTGAAGATAGATCAATCTGCTCTCACTGGAGAGTCTCTTCCTGTCACAAAGAATCCATCAGATGAAGTGTTTTCTGGCTCAACGTGTAAACAAGGTGAAATAGAAGCAGTCGTTATTGCTACTGGGGTTCACACCTTCTTTGGTAAAGCTGCCCACCTAGTGGACAGCACTAATCAAGTTGGGCATTTCCAGAAAGTGCTTACTGCCATTGGTAATTTCTGCATATGCTCCATTGCTGTTGGAATAATCATTGAGATAATAGTCATGTACCCAATACAGCACCGCAAGTATAGGGATGGAATTGACAATTTACTAGTTCTCTTGATCGGTGGAATCCCAATTGCTATGCCCACTGTGTTATCTGTCACTATGGCTATTGGTTCCCATAGGCTTTCTCAACAAGGAGCTATCACAAAGAGAATGACAGCCATTGAGGAAATGGCAGGCATGGATGTTCTATGCAGTGATAAGACTGGGACTCTGACTTTAAACAAACTTACTGTCGATAGAAACCTAATTGAAGTGTTTGCAAAGGGAGTCGAAAAAGAGCATGTTATCCTTTATGCAGCAAGGGCTTCAAGGACTGAAAATCAGGATGCTATCGATGCTGCCATTGTGGGAATGCTTGCAGATCCAAAGGAG GCACGAGCTGGTATTCAAGAGATTCACTTCTTACCATTCAACCCTGTAGACAAGAGAACAGCTCTAACCTACATTGATGCTGCTGGAAACTGGCATCGTGCTAGCAAAGGAGCACCAGAGCAG ATCATAACTCTTTGCAATTGCAAAGAAGATGTCAAGAAAAAGGTCCATGCAGTTATTGATAAGTTCGCTGAACGTGGACTTCGATCTTTGGCTGTTGCAAGACAG GATGTACCTGAGAAATCAAAAGACGGCCCTGGGGCACCATGGCAGCTTATTGGTTTGTTGCCACTGTTTGATCCTCCAAGGCATGATAGTGCAGAAACCATCAGAAGAGCTCTAAACCTTGGGGTGAATGTTAAGATGATTACTG GGGATCAGCTTGCAATTGCCAAAGAAACTGGTAGGAGGCTTGGAATGGGAACAAACATGTATCCTTCATCTTCCTTGCTGGGCCAAGACAAGGATGCTTCCATTGCTTCTCTCCCTGTAGATGAATTGATCGAGAAGGCTGATGGATTTGCAGGAGTATTTCCAG AACACAAATATGAAATTGTAAAGAGGCTCCAGGAGAGGAAACATATTTGTGGCATGACTGGAGATGGTGTCAATGATGCCCCCGCTTTAAAGAAGGCAGACATTGGAATTGCTGTTGCCGATGCTACAGATGCCGCTCGAAGTGCTTCAGACATTGTACTTACTGAACCTGGGCTAAGTGTCATTATCAGTGCAGTGCTGACCAGCAGGGCTATTTTCCAAAGGATGAAAAACTACACG ATCTATGCAGTTTCAATCACCATTCGTATTGTG TTTGGCTTCATGTTTATCGCCTTGATATGGAAGTTTGACTTTGCACCCTTCATGGTTTTAATTATTGCCATCCTAAACGATG GTACAATCATGACAATTTCCAAGGACAGAGTAAAACCGTCTCCCCAGCCAGACAGCTGGAAACTGAAGGAGATTTTCTCGACTGGCATTGTGCTTGGAGGTTACTTGGCACTAATGACTGTGGTATTCTTCTGGGTAATGAAAGACACCGATTTCTTCCCGGTAAGAACAGCTGTGGCTATGGTTACGTCCCATTCTTTTTTCTCTAAATTTGGTGGGTTGCGTTTTGCTAAGCTCCCTTTTCCTACATTTCAGAATATGTTTAATGTTAGATCACTAGCGGATAGTCCTGAAGAAATGATGGCAGCTTTATACCTTCAAGTTAGCATAGTGAGTCAGGCCCTCATTTTTGTTACACGGTCTCGCAGCTGGTCCTATGTTGAACGTCCTGGACTTCTTCTACTCACTGCTTTTGTTATTGCTCAGCTG GTTGCCACTTTGATAGCTGTCTATGCAAATTGGGGTTTTGCAAGGATTAAAGGAATGGGGTGGGGATGGGCCGGTGTAATCTGGCTTTACAGTGTGGTGACATATATCCCTCTTGATCTTATCAAATTTGCAATCCGATACGTTCTTAGCGGCAAGGCTTGGGATAACCTTTTGGAGAACAAG ACTGCCTTCACTACAAAGAAAGATTATGGGAAAGAGGAAAGAGAAGCACAATGGGCAGCGGCGCAGAGAACTCTGCATGGCCTTCAACCACCTGAAACCTCAAATCTTTTCAATGAAAAGAGTAGTTACAGAGAACTTTCAGAGATTGCAGAGCAGGCCAAGCGCAGGGCTGAGGTTGCAAG GCTGAGGGAGCTGAATACACTGAAGGGGCATGTTGAATCAGTTGTTAAGCTGAAGGGACTTGATATCGATACGATTCAGCAGCACTATAcggtttaa
- the LOC108473615 gene encoding uncharacterized protein LOC108473615 isoform X1 — MQVKQPRSLSQAMGEVNFMQEEDIRLETTRARFANVVKRHAQLTERLSRDSDKMIFERLQKEFEAARASQSQEINLDGEQWNDGLLATIREQVHMEADRKATSGDANDMLTSHFQEKVTYRVGNKVICCLEGTRIGILYETSFAGEPCELYHCVLESKSFLEKMTVLEHTIPFFLPIREVENDLLSSNAMRFIDHIGELLQAYVDRREQVRLVKELYGNQIGELYHSLPYHMIEFVLEDSDCKVTVSLRYPDLVSVLPTRVKVLAWPMHQYKKSHTNSAGAMGSQPVPARLSYAEDALRTMSLPEAYAEIVLNLQQALQQMFQGGSPS; from the exons ATGCAGGTCAAGCAACCTAGAAGCTTATCTCAAGCGATGGGAGAAGTG AATTTCATGCAAGAGGAAGATATTCGATTGGAGACTACGCGAGCAAGAT ttgcAAATGTTGTCAAAAGGCATGCCCAACTTACAGAGCGTCTCTCCAG GGATTCTGATAAGATGATATTTGAGCGTCTACAAAAAGAGTTTGAAGCTGCAAGAGCTTCTCAAAGTCAAG AGATTAACTTAGATGGCGAACAGTGGAATGATGGGTTATTAGCTACAATAAGAGAGCAG GTTCATATGGAGGCTGACAGAAAGGCAACATCTGGGGATGCAAACGACATGCTGACATCTCATTTCCAAGAAAAAGTTACCTACAGAGTCGGAAATAAG GTGATTTGTTGTTTGGAAGGGACAAGAATTGGCATATTATATGAAACGTCCTTTGCAG GGGAACCTTGTGAGCTGTATCATTGTGTGCTTGAGAGCAAGTCATTTCTTGAAAAGATGACCGTCCTTGAACATACAATTCCTTTCTTTCTGCCAATACGGGAAGTAGAAAATGATCTTCTTTCTTCTAATGCCATG AGATTTATAGATCATATTGGAGAATTATTGCAGGCTTATGTGGACAGACGGGAACAG GTTCGGCTCGTTAAGGAGTTGTATGGAAATCAAATAGGAGAGCTGTATCATAGTCTTCCGTACCACATGATTGAATTTGTACTGGAAGATTCTGATTG CAAGGTGACAGTAAGCCTTAGATATCCAGACCTTGTTTCTGTACTTCCAACACGAGTAAAAGTTCTAGCATGGCCAATGCATCAATATAAGAAGAGCCATACGAACTCAGCTGGAGCAATGGGTTCCCAACCTGTTCCAGCTCGTTTGTCTTATGCAGAGGATGCCTTGAGAACCATGAGCTTACCAGAAG CATATGCGGAGATTGTGTTGAATTTACAACAAGCCCTGCAGCAAATGTTTCAGGGGGGAAGCCCTAGTTAG
- the LOC108473672 gene encoding uncharacterized protein LOC108473672: MQPQQGSRINLGELKAQIVKKIGAERSKRYFYNLSRFLSQKLSKSEFDKSCYRILGRENLPLHNQLIRSILKNVCQAKTPPPVHEAGPAKSLIQNVKSYPGRDDGHELTGSLVPNLNPNMAISSNGILPVSSLRKVRSGAPDRKVRDRPSPLGPNGKVDSFSHQSMGTEDNGNKLGLENGDLTPYDYQRPLQHPQAVAEQPEIEREGLVRSTGKPRVLSKGQTEGAIVEDGEEVEQSNHIDFSRSPLLAPLGIPYCSASIGGAHKSLPVASSGDFISYYDSGGLYDTETLKKRMEQIAAVQGLGGVSLECASMLNSMLDVYLKKLIRSCVDLVGSRSTRELRKQSAHKQQLQGKVVNGLWPTNHFHMQSSSGPTEVLQEQGQRCSISLLDFKVAMELNPQQLGEDWSLLLEKICMHSFEE; this comes from the coding sequence ATGCAACCTCAGCAGGGCTCCAGAATCAATTTAGGTGAATTAAAAGCTCAGATAGTGAAGAAGATTGGGGCTGAGAGGTCAAAgaggtatttttataatttgagtAGGTTTTTAAGTCAGAAactcagtaaaagtgagtttgaTAAGTCATGTTACCGCATTCTTGGAAGGGAGAATCTGCCACTGCATAATCAGTTGATACGGTCAATATTGAAAAATGTTTGTCAGGCTAAGACTCCACCGCCAGTTCATGAAGCAGGTCCCGCTAAATCtttgatacaaaatgtgaaaaGTTATCCTGGTAGAGATGATGGACATGAACTGACTGGATCCCTTGTTCCCAACCTGAATCCAAACATGGCCATTTCGTCAAATGGGATTTTGCCAGTGTCATCCCTGCGAAAGGTTAGGTCTGGAGCACCAGATAGAAAAGTCAGGGATCGGCCCAGCCCACTGGGGCCAAATGGAAAGGTTGATAGTTTCTCACATCAATCCATGGGAACTGAAGACAATGGCAATAAATTGGGTTTGGAGAATGGGGATTTGACACCATATGATTATCAGCGACCATTGCAGCATCCTCAAGCAGTTGCCGAGCAGCCTGAAATTGAAAGAGAAGGTTTGGTGCGTTCCACGGGAAAGCCAAGGGTGCTTAGCAAAGGTCAGACTGAAGGAGCCATTGTTGAAGACGGGGAGGAGGTGGAGCAATCCAACCACATTGATTTCTCTAGAAGTCCTTTGCTTGCGCCTCTTGGGATTCCATATTGTTCAGCTAGTATTGGTGGGGCCCACAAATCACTGCCCGTGGCAAGCAGTGGCGACTTCATTAGCTACTATGACAGTGGTGGTTTGTATGATACTGAGACATTGAAGAAACGAATGGAGCAGATTGCAGCAGTGCAGGGCCTTGGAGGGGTTTCATTGGAATGTGCTAGTATGTTGAACAGCATGTTGGATGTATACTTGAAGAAATTGATCAGATCATGTGTTGATCTGGTTGGATCAAGGTCTACACGTGAATTGAGAAAGCAATCTGCACACAAGCAGCAGCTTCAAGGCAAGGTTGTTAATGGTTTGTGGCCAactaatcactttcacatgcAGAGTAGCTCTGGGCCCACAGAAGTTTTGCAAGAACAGGGGCAGAGATGCTCAATTTCTTTGCTTGATTTCAAAGTGGCAATGGAGTTGAATCCCCAGCAGCTGGGTGAAGATTGGTCATTGCTGCTGGAAAAAATATGTATGCATTCGTTTGAAGAATGA
- the LOC108473614 gene encoding plasma membrane ATPase 4 isoform X2, translating into MGNDKGISLEEIKNESVDLERIPIEEVFEQLKCTRGGLTSEEGTNRLQVFGPNKLEEKKESKFLKFLGFMWNPLSWVMEAAALMAIALANGDGRPPDWQDFVGIIALLLINSTISFIEENNAGNAAAALMANLAPKTKVLRDGRWSEQDAAILVPGDIITIKLGDIVPADARLLEGDPLKIDQSALTGESLPVTKNPSDEVFSGSTCKQGEIEAVVIATGVHTFFGKAAHLVDSTNQVGHFQKVLTAIGNFCICSIAVGIIIEIIVMYPIQHRKYRDGIDNLLVLLIGGIPIAMPTVLSVTMAIGSHRLSQQGAITKRMTAIEEMAGMDVLCSDKTGTLTLNKLTVDRNLIEVFAKGVEKEHVILYAARASRTENQDAIDAAIVGMLADPKEARAGIQEIHFLPFNPVDKRTALTYIDAAGNWHRASKGAPEQIITLCNCKEDVKKKVHAVIDKFAERGLRSLAVARQDVPEKSKDGPGAPWQLIGLLPLFDPPRHDSAETIRRALNLGVNVKMITGDQLAIAKETGRRLGMGTNMYPSSSLLGQDKDASIASLPVDELIEKADGFAGVFPEHKYEIVKRLQERKHICGMTGDGVNDAPALKKADIGIAVADATDAARSASDIVLTEPGLSVIISAVLTSRAIFQRMKNYTIYAVSITIRIVFGFMFIALIWKFDFAPFMVLIIAILNDGTIMTISKDRVKPSPQPDSWKLKEIFSTGIVLGGYLALMTVVFFWVMKDTDFFPNMFNVRSLADSPEEMMAALYLQVSIVSQALIFVTRSRSWSYVERPGLLLLTAFVIAQLVATLIAVYANWGFARIKGMGWGWAGVIWLYSVVTYIPLDLIKFAIRYVLSGKAWDNLLENKTAFTTKKDYGKEEREAQWAAAQRTLHGLQPPETSNLFNEKSSYRELSEIAEQAKRRAEVARLRELNTLKGHVESVVKLKGLDIDTIQQHYTV; encoded by the exons ATGGGTAACGACAAAGGCATCAGCCTTGAGGAGATCAAAAACGAGTCCGTCGATCTG GAACGGATTCCCATTGAGGAAGTTTTCGAGCAGCTGAAATGTACAAGAGGAGGATTGACTTCCGAGGAAGGCACCAATCGCCTTCAAGTTTTTGGACCAAACAAACTAGAAGAGAAAAAG GAGAGCAAATTTCTCAAGTTTTTGGGTTTTATGTGGAACCCTTTGTCATGGGTCATGGAAGCTGCTGCTCTAATGGCAATTGCCTTGGCAAATGGTGATGGAAGGCCTCCTGACTGGCAAGACTTCGTTGGGATCATTGCCTTGCTGCTGATCAACTCCACCATAAGTTTTATAGAAGAAAATAATGCTGGTAACGCTGCAGCTGCTCTCATGGCTAATCTTGCTCCAAAAACTAAG GTTCTTAGAGATGGTCGATGGAGTGAGCAAGATGCAGCAATTCTGGTTCCAGGGGACATCATCACTATCAAATTGGGAGACATAGTTCCAGCCGACGCTCGTCTTCTTGAGGGTGATCCTTTGAAGATAGATCAATCTGCTCTCACTGGAGAGTCTCTTCCTGTCACAAAGAATCCATCAGATGAAGTGTTTTCTGGCTCAACGTGTAAACAAGGTGAAATAGAAGCAGTCGTTATTGCTACTGGGGTTCACACCTTCTTTGGTAAAGCTGCCCACCTAGTGGACAGCACTAATCAAGTTGGGCATTTCCAGAAAGTGCTTACTGCCATTGGTAATTTCTGCATATGCTCCATTGCTGTTGGAATAATCATTGAGATAATAGTCATGTACCCAATACAGCACCGCAAGTATAGGGATGGAATTGACAATTTACTAGTTCTCTTGATCGGTGGAATCCCAATTGCTATGCCCACTGTGTTATCTGTCACTATGGCTATTGGTTCCCATAGGCTTTCTCAACAAGGAGCTATCACAAAGAGAATGACAGCCATTGAGGAAATGGCAGGCATGGATGTTCTATGCAGTGATAAGACTGGGACTCTGACTTTAAACAAACTTACTGTCGATAGAAACCTAATTGAAGTGTTTGCAAAGGGAGTCGAAAAAGAGCATGTTATCCTTTATGCAGCAAGGGCTTCAAGGACTGAAAATCAGGATGCTATCGATGCTGCCATTGTGGGAATGCTTGCAGATCCAAAGGAG GCACGAGCTGGTATTCAAGAGATTCACTTCTTACCATTCAACCCTGTAGACAAGAGAACAGCTCTAACCTACATTGATGCTGCTGGAAACTGGCATCGTGCTAGCAAAGGAGCACCAGAGCAG ATCATAACTCTTTGCAATTGCAAAGAAGATGTCAAGAAAAAGGTCCATGCAGTTATTGATAAGTTCGCTGAACGTGGACTTCGATCTTTGGCTGTTGCAAGACAG GATGTACCTGAGAAATCAAAAGACGGCCCTGGGGCACCATGGCAGCTTATTGGTTTGTTGCCACTGTTTGATCCTCCAAGGCATGATAGTGCAGAAACCATCAGAAGAGCTCTAAACCTTGGGGTGAATGTTAAGATGATTACTG GGGATCAGCTTGCAATTGCCAAAGAAACTGGTAGGAGGCTTGGAATGGGAACAAACATGTATCCTTCATCTTCCTTGCTGGGCCAAGACAAGGATGCTTCCATTGCTTCTCTCCCTGTAGATGAATTGATCGAGAAGGCTGATGGATTTGCAGGAGTATTTCCAG AACACAAATATGAAATTGTAAAGAGGCTCCAGGAGAGGAAACATATTTGTGGCATGACTGGAGATGGTGTCAATGATGCCCCCGCTTTAAAGAAGGCAGACATTGGAATTGCTGTTGCCGATGCTACAGATGCCGCTCGAAGTGCTTCAGACATTGTACTTACTGAACCTGGGCTAAGTGTCATTATCAGTGCAGTGCTGACCAGCAGGGCTATTTTCCAAAGGATGAAAAACTACACG ATCTATGCAGTTTCAATCACCATTCGTATTGTG TTTGGCTTCATGTTTATCGCCTTGATATGGAAGTTTGACTTTGCACCCTTCATGGTTTTAATTATTGCCATCCTAAACGATG GTACAATCATGACAATTTCCAAGGACAGAGTAAAACCGTCTCCCCAGCCAGACAGCTGGAAACTGAAGGAGATTTTCTCGACTGGCATTGTGCTTGGAGGTTACTTGGCACTAATGACTGTGGTATTCTTCTGGGTAATGAAAGACACCGATTTCTTCCCG AATATGTTTAATGTTAGATCACTAGCGGATAGTCCTGAAGAAATGATGGCAGCTTTATACCTTCAAGTTAGCATAGTGAGTCAGGCCCTCATTTTTGTTACACGGTCTCGCAGCTGGTCCTATGTTGAACGTCCTGGACTTCTTCTACTCACTGCTTTTGTTATTGCTCAGCTG GTTGCCACTTTGATAGCTGTCTATGCAAATTGGGGTTTTGCAAGGATTAAAGGAATGGGGTGGGGATGGGCCGGTGTAATCTGGCTTTACAGTGTGGTGACATATATCCCTCTTGATCTTATCAAATTTGCAATCCGATACGTTCTTAGCGGCAAGGCTTGGGATAACCTTTTGGAGAACAAG ACTGCCTTCACTACAAAGAAAGATTATGGGAAAGAGGAAAGAGAAGCACAATGGGCAGCGGCGCAGAGAACTCTGCATGGCCTTCAACCACCTGAAACCTCAAATCTTTTCAATGAAAAGAGTAGTTACAGAGAACTTTCAGAGATTGCAGAGCAGGCCAAGCGCAGGGCTGAGGTTGCAAG GCTGAGGGAGCTGAATACACTGAAGGGGCATGTTGAATCAGTTGTTAAGCTGAAGGGACTTGATATCGATACGATTCAGCAGCACTATAcggtttaa
- the LOC108473615 gene encoding uncharacterized protein LOC108473615 isoform X2: MGEVNFMQEEDIRLETTRARFANVVKRHAQLTERLSRDSDKMIFERLQKEFEAARASQSQEINLDGEQWNDGLLATIREQVHMEADRKATSGDANDMLTSHFQEKVTYRVGNKVICCLEGTRIGILYETSFAGEPCELYHCVLESKSFLEKMTVLEHTIPFFLPIREVENDLLSSNAMRFIDHIGELLQAYVDRREQVRLVKELYGNQIGELYHSLPYHMIEFVLEDSDCKVTVSLRYPDLVSVLPTRVKVLAWPMHQYKKSHTNSAGAMGSQPVPARLSYAEDALRTMSLPEAYAEIVLNLQQALQQMFQGGSPS, translated from the exons ATGGGAGAAGTG AATTTCATGCAAGAGGAAGATATTCGATTGGAGACTACGCGAGCAAGAT ttgcAAATGTTGTCAAAAGGCATGCCCAACTTACAGAGCGTCTCTCCAG GGATTCTGATAAGATGATATTTGAGCGTCTACAAAAAGAGTTTGAAGCTGCAAGAGCTTCTCAAAGTCAAG AGATTAACTTAGATGGCGAACAGTGGAATGATGGGTTATTAGCTACAATAAGAGAGCAG GTTCATATGGAGGCTGACAGAAAGGCAACATCTGGGGATGCAAACGACATGCTGACATCTCATTTCCAAGAAAAAGTTACCTACAGAGTCGGAAATAAG GTGATTTGTTGTTTGGAAGGGACAAGAATTGGCATATTATATGAAACGTCCTTTGCAG GGGAACCTTGTGAGCTGTATCATTGTGTGCTTGAGAGCAAGTCATTTCTTGAAAAGATGACCGTCCTTGAACATACAATTCCTTTCTTTCTGCCAATACGGGAAGTAGAAAATGATCTTCTTTCTTCTAATGCCATG AGATTTATAGATCATATTGGAGAATTATTGCAGGCTTATGTGGACAGACGGGAACAG GTTCGGCTCGTTAAGGAGTTGTATGGAAATCAAATAGGAGAGCTGTATCATAGTCTTCCGTACCACATGATTGAATTTGTACTGGAAGATTCTGATTG CAAGGTGACAGTAAGCCTTAGATATCCAGACCTTGTTTCTGTACTTCCAACACGAGTAAAAGTTCTAGCATGGCCAATGCATCAATATAAGAAGAGCCATACGAACTCAGCTGGAGCAATGGGTTCCCAACCTGTTCCAGCTCGTTTGTCTTATGCAGAGGATGCCTTGAGAACCATGAGCTTACCAGAAG CATATGCGGAGATTGTGTTGAATTTACAACAAGCCCTGCAGCAAATGTTTCAGGGGGGAAGCCCTAGTTAG